One Nerophis lumbriciformis linkage group LG19, RoL_Nlum_v2.1, whole genome shotgun sequence DNA segment encodes these proteins:
- the ncstn gene encoding nicastrin, with protein MSSLPVLLVFFQTRKMDFVSKKWINTLIFCLFFIGAGCTSVEKKIYVHLNKTIPCVRLLNATHQIGCQSSLSGNVGVLHVLESEENLDWVLRTGPNPPYMVILEYQLFSRSIMMKLKNGSRRVAGVAVVAPNANPVEGFSPHTSCPNENTGVYSESYSPSMAHCNVTTWNPFGNGLSYEEYDFPIFSMKDDNETQLIRQCYMDHNRWVNGSTPQYPLCAMQLNSHMYAVTDTITCMRRNEISDKFSLNTAHEFVCDPLGDYNVWAATKPLNDTAKGHKMSESVVIAAARLDSRSFFYDVAPGAQSAASGLIALLAAAHALRNATQDTSLNRTILYTFFQGETFDYIGSSRMVYDMENQQFVVDLDNVHSLLEVGQVGLQANSRLWLHSDPVSRRNASVNDEVKTLVENLQSSVMGLNVSLGEPDFSQPLPPSSFQRFLRSRPIPGIVIEDHQSAFSNRFYESMYDNADYLSVSYPQNMTQEEQLEFVTETAKALAEVATVVARALYKQAGGEQSRLSTINADARIVNYILYSFLVQSNNTWLQQMVTSASSLKNRPTNFYVGVENQLSEPTHLVEHLLANLTGSVVNVTQDDCQNQRENEKDSETKHLYKYMWVQGAARPNSTEREGFCVRSTTHRSKALSPAFELREYTSKDYSTWTESRWKSNFKGRVFLVASHELEMLTLGVGVGVLVTSLLLTYIISSKADILFSSQREPTNATY; from the exons atgtcatcacttcctgttttgttagTCTTCTTTCAAACCAGGAAGATGGATTTTGTGTCGAAGAAATGGATAAATACCctgatattttgtttatttttcatcg GCGCTGGCTGTACTTCAGTGGAAAAGAAGATCTACGTGCACCTCAACAAAACGATCCCATGCGTCCGTCTCCTCAATGCAACTCATCAAATAGGCTGCCAGT CCTCCTTGTCTGGAAATGTCGGTGTACTCCACGTGCTGGAGTCAGAGGAAAATTTAGACTGGGTCCTTCGCACCGGTCCAAATCCCCCTTATATGGTCATCTTAGAATACCAGCTCTTCAGCAG GTCTATAATGATGAAACTCAAGAACGGCTCCAGGCGGGTAGCTGGCGTCGCCGTCGTGGCACCTAACGCAAACCCGGTTGAAGGCTTCTCTCCGCACACCTCATGTCCCAATGAGAACACAG GTGTCTATTCCGAGAGCTATAGTCCGTCAATGGCTCACTGCAACGTCACCACGTGGAACCCTTTCGGAAATGGCTTGTCCTACGAGGAGTATGACTTCCCCATATTCTCCATGAAGGACGACAACGAGACCCAGCTCATCCGGCAG TGTTACATGGACCACAACCGCTGGGTGAACGGCAGCACCCCCCAGTACCCGCTGTGTGCCATGCAGCTCAACTCGCACATGTATGCGGTTACTGACACGATCACGTGCATGAGGAGGAACGAAATCAGCGACAAGTTCAGCTTGAACACCGCACATG AGTTTGTGTGCGACCCGCTGGGTGACTATAACGTTTGGGCCGCCACCAAGCCTCTCAACGACACCGCCAAAGGTCACAAGATGTCGGAGAGTGTCGTCATTGCTGCCGCCCGG CTGGACAGCCGATCGTTTTTTTACGACGTGGCTCCCGGAGCGCAGAGCGCGGCCTCTGGCCTCATCGCTCTGCTGGCAGCCGCTCATGCTCTGCGCAACGCTACCCAGGACACCTCACTCAACCGCACCATCCTTTACACTTTCTTCCAAGGG GAAACTTTTGACTACATTGGCAGTTCCAGGATGGTGTACGACATGGAGAACCAACAGTTTGTTGTGGACCTGGACAATGTTCACTCCCTTCTAGAGGTTGGACAG GTGGGCCTGCAAGCCAACTCCAGACTGTGGCTCCACTCTGATCCGGTTTCCAGGAGGAACGCCAGTGTCAACGATGAG GTAAAGACGCTGGTTGAAAACCTGCAGTCGTCCGTGATGGGTTTAAACGTCTCTCTGGGCGAGCCCGACTTCTCACAGCCGCTGCCGCCCTCATCCTTCCAGCGCTTCTTGCGGTCCCGCCCCATCCCGGGCATTGTTATCGAGGACCACCAGTCGGCTTTCAGCAACAG GTTCTACGAAAGCATGTATGACAACGCAGACTACCTGAGCGTGTCCTACCCGCAGAACATGACCCAAGAAGAGCAGCTAGAGTTTGTCACGGAGACAGCCAAG GCGCTGGCAGAGGTGGCCACCGTGGTTGCTCGAGCTCTGTACAAACAGGCCGGAGGAGAACAATCCCGGCTGAGCACCATCAACGCAGACGCGCGAATA GTGAACTACATCCTTTACAGTTTCCTTGTCCAGTCAAACAACACCTGGCTGCAGCAGATGGTCACTTCAGCTAGCTCCCTCA AGAATAGGCCCACCAACTTTTATGTTGGCGTGGAAAACCAGTTGAGTGAGCCGACCCACCTGGTAGAGCACCTGCTGGCTAACCTAACGGGCAGCGTGGTCAACGTCACCCAGGACGACTGCCAGAATCAGCGCGAAAACGAGAAGGACAGCGAGACCAAACAC TTGTACAAGTACATGTGGGTCCAAGGAGCAGCGCGGCCCAACAGCACAGAGAGGGAAGGTTTCTGCGTGCGCTCCACCACACACCGTTCCAAGGCATTGTCGCCGGCCTTTGAATTGCGAGAGTACACCTCCAAAGACTACTCCACATGGACCGAATCCAGGTGGAAGTCCAACTTCAAAGGCCGCGTGTTCCTGGTGGCCAGTCACGAGCTGGAG ATGCTGacgctgggtgtgggtgtgggcgtGCTTGTCACTTCACTGCTGCTCACCTACATCATCAGCTCCAAGGCTGACATCCTCTTCAGCTCTCAACGGGAGCCCACCAACGCCACATACTGA